One region of Mucilaginibacter sp. 14171R-50 genomic DNA includes:
- a CDS encoding polysaccharide lyase family 7 protein → MKKLLSILLLCLPAFYTFAQEIAYQNQRFELRNVKASLETLGGKPVLKVERDLEALPFDVNNLSKTVDEPTYVKLKGVDFENGVIDVKVLSRIQNPSPFENAQGFIGVALRISERDSAYESIYLRPKAGSSDNQFARNHTVQYYSYPNYKFDKLRNEPNGSYETYADIGLDEWIDMRIEVAGNKATLYINGQKRPSFIIEKMKGSTTHGEVALWVDIGTIGYFKDLKIIKQ, encoded by the coding sequence ATGAAAAAATTATTATCCATTTTATTACTGTGTCTACCTGCGTTTTATACGTTCGCGCAGGAGATTGCTTATCAAAATCAAAGGTTTGAGTTGCGCAATGTAAAAGCATCATTGGAGACTCTCGGTGGCAAACCTGTGCTAAAGGTGGAAAGAGACCTGGAAGCTCTACCATTTGATGTAAATAATCTATCTAAAACTGTCGATGAGCCAACCTACGTCAAGCTAAAAGGTGTCGACTTCGAAAACGGAGTCATAGATGTCAAAGTGCTTAGCCGTATTCAAAACCCATCGCCTTTTGAGAATGCGCAGGGTTTTATAGGCGTGGCTTTAAGGATCAGCGAACGCGATTCGGCTTATGAGTCCATTTATTTAAGGCCAAAAGCTGGTAGTTCGGACAATCAGTTTGCCAGAAATCATACCGTGCAATACTATTCCTATCCAAACTATAAGTTCGACAAGTTAAGAAACGAACCCAACGGGTCTTATGAGACCTATGCTGATATAGGCCTGGATGAATGGATAGATATGCGTATTGAAGTAGCCGGCAATAAGGCAACGCTCTATATCAACGGCCAGAAACGCCCGTCATTTATTATTGAAAAAATGAAGGGCAGCACAACCCACGGCGAAGTCGCTCTTTGGGTTGACATTGGCACGATAGGATATTTCAAAGACCTGAAAATAATAAAGCAATAA
- a CDS encoding Crp/Fnr family transcriptional regulator gives MQIEKLKEHFDNYFPLDSAEQEALNKLFSEKNIKRRHFVLEQGEVCKHFTFVVSGCLRMYAVDTHGKEHNLQFIPENDWATDLSSFYSEQPSQLFIQALEPSRVLQIRHDNVLYLYTKYHKFDHNFRVIFEQKYIESQNRTLQNISSSAEDRYQHFLRQYSNLSNRLSNVQIASYLGITPEFLSVIRRANAYK, from the coding sequence GTGCAAATAGAAAAGTTAAAGGAGCATTTCGATAATTATTTCCCACTCGATTCCGCAGAACAGGAGGCGCTAAATAAACTTTTTAGTGAAAAAAATATAAAACGCAGGCATTTTGTACTGGAGCAGGGCGAGGTTTGCAAGCATTTTACTTTTGTCGTTTCAGGGTGCCTAAGAATGTATGCGGTCGACACACATGGCAAAGAGCATAATCTGCAGTTTATCCCCGAGAATGATTGGGCGACAGACTTAAGCAGCTTTTATTCAGAACAACCGAGCCAACTTTTTATCCAGGCCTTAGAGCCATCTAGGGTATTGCAGATAAGACATGATAATGTCTTGTATCTATATACCAAGTATCACAAATTCGATCATAACTTTAGGGTAATATTCGAACAAAAATATATTGAGTCACAAAATAGGACGCTTCAAAATATCAGTTCTTCAGCTGAAGACCGGTACCAACATTTTCTGAGGCAATACTCCAATCTTTCTAATCGGCTATCCAATGTTCAAATAGCTTCCTACCTCGGTATTACACCCGAGTTTCTGAGCGTGATCAGGAGAGCTAATGCTTACAAATAA
- a CDS encoding ABC transporter permease — MFQNFLRSGLRNIGRHKGFSFINIAGLTIGLTACLLIGLFVRDEQQYDKFVPGYENTYRVYQKTKGDVDNIIATAPPAFAVALKQNFPEVEEVVRVLSFNSKELIEANDKKLYEENGFLVDSNFFEMFPLHFRYGSAAKVFGDPKSIVISAAMAEKFFGKENPIGKELTLSKFVMRVQGVLENSEKFHLPLNFVMPLAAAELPADRMQSWQWYPFNTYVKLKNGTSADQLQAKFQTYSKPFMKSDGPVNVPYFQSLGQIHLYSSDFKYEMSTRGNITYVKALSIIAIFILLIACFNFVNLATSRSLKRAKEVGVRKSIGAGRIELATQFVGETILLTAISMIIAIAATWLLLPYLNRFTDKNIVFDLIANPLVGLALVTLTLVVGILAGFYPALVLSAFQPAKVLKGSIISNSAPGGTQWLRHGLVVVQFSLSVLLIISAIVVINQVSYMHNKDLGFRKEQVLFFPMKGENLQKNYASFKNELIRYPGIKSVSIGYGFPGDKFGDGLMTVKEKPKLKPTKAVQVMVDEDYLKTLGLKLLAGRNFSKEIGSDVSAYIINETAVRNLGLGSARQAIGKTLSWPTWAKSDSLKTGPVIGVVKDFHYKSLHEIIEPAVLQIYPQAYSKVAVKISGSKIETTIGEIKKVWGRYCADYPIEYNFLDESFGKMYNGEDKLKTLLTLFTAITIFVSCLGLLGLAANAAERRKKELGVRKVLGATVADLVALLSKDFVKLVLISFLVACPIAWYFMNQWLDSFSYRITITWWMFAVAGALAVMLALVTVSFQSIKAALSNPVKNLRTE; from the coding sequence ATGTTCCAGAATTTCCTGAGATCCGGTTTAAGAAACATCGGACGCCACAAAGGTTTTTCATTCATCAATATTGCAGGCCTCACTATTGGTTTAACCGCCTGTCTGCTGATTGGCCTATTTGTCAGAGATGAGCAGCAGTACGACAAGTTTGTTCCCGGGTATGAAAATACTTACCGCGTTTATCAAAAGACAAAAGGGGATGTAGACAATATCATCGCCACAGCACCTCCGGCATTTGCAGTGGCGCTTAAACAGAACTTTCCTGAGGTGGAAGAAGTAGTACGTGTACTGTCATTTAATTCAAAAGAGCTGATCGAAGCGAACGACAAAAAGCTGTACGAAGAAAATGGATTCCTTGTAGACAGTAATTTCTTTGAGATGTTTCCGCTCCATTTTCGGTATGGATCAGCAGCAAAAGTGTTCGGCGATCCGAAATCAATCGTGATTTCCGCTGCTATGGCAGAGAAGTTTTTCGGCAAGGAGAATCCTATCGGTAAGGAACTTACACTATCCAAATTTGTAATGCGTGTACAGGGCGTGCTGGAAAACAGCGAGAAATTCCACTTACCGCTTAATTTTGTGATGCCGCTGGCTGCGGCGGAATTACCTGCCGACAGGATGCAAAGCTGGCAATGGTATCCGTTTAACACGTATGTAAAGCTAAAGAATGGCACCAGCGCAGATCAGCTTCAGGCAAAGTTTCAAACTTATTCAAAGCCATTCATGAAAAGCGATGGTCCTGTCAACGTGCCCTATTTTCAATCTCTTGGACAAATTCATCTCTATTCATCAGACTTTAAATACGAGATGTCCACCAGGGGCAACATCACGTATGTGAAAGCTCTTTCTATCATTGCAATTTTTATATTACTCATTGCCTGCTTCAATTTTGTGAACCTTGCCACATCCAGGTCACTTAAGAGAGCTAAGGAAGTAGGAGTTAGAAAATCTATAGGCGCAGGGAGAATAGAACTGGCTACACAGTTTGTTGGCGAGACAATATTGTTGACCGCTATCAGTATGATTATTGCCATCGCGGCAACATGGCTCCTGTTGCCGTATCTAAATCGCTTTACGGACAAAAACATCGTATTCGACCTGATTGCCAATCCGCTGGTTGGGCTCGCATTAGTTACGCTTACATTAGTAGTAGGAATACTTGCAGGTTTTTATCCGGCACTGGTATTATCTGCTTTTCAGCCTGCAAAAGTTTTAAAAGGGAGTATCATATCAAACAGTGCACCGGGCGGTACGCAATGGCTGCGACACGGGCTTGTGGTAGTACAGTTTTCGTTATCAGTTTTGCTTATCATTAGCGCCATCGTGGTCATTAACCAGGTGAGCTATATGCACAATAAAGATTTGGGCTTCAGGAAGGAGCAGGTTTTGTTCTTCCCTATGAAAGGTGAGAATCTTCAAAAAAATTATGCAAGCTTTAAGAATGAATTGATTCGCTACCCAGGAATAAAGTCGGTATCAATTGGCTATGGCTTTCCTGGTGATAAATTTGGCGATGGTTTAATGACAGTAAAAGAAAAGCCTAAATTGAAGCCAACAAAAGCTGTACAGGTAATGGTTGACGAAGATTATCTCAAGACACTTGGGCTAAAACTGCTTGCAGGCAGAAATTTTTCGAAAGAAATCGGCAGCGACGTAAGCGCTTACATCATCAATGAAACAGCCGTTCGGAACTTGGGGTTGGGCAGTGCCAGGCAGGCTATCGGTAAAACATTGTCATGGCCTACATGGGCAAAGTCTGACTCATTAAAAACCGGGCCAGTGATCGGCGTAGTTAAAGATTTTCACTACAAAAGCCTCCACGAAATAATAGAACCGGCGGTGCTGCAGATTTATCCGCAGGCTTATTCTAAAGTAGCTGTTAAAATAAGTGGCTCAAAGATCGAAACAACTATTGGCGAAATCAAGAAAGTATGGGGCCGTTATTGCGCCGACTACCCTATTGAGTACAACTTCCTTGACGAAAGCTTCGGTAAGATGTATAACGGTGAAGATAAGCTCAAAACCCTTCTTACACTGTTTACGGCAATAACTATTTTTGTATCGTGTTTAGGTTTGCTGGGTTTGGCTGCGAATGCTGCGGAGCGGAGAAAAAAGGAGCTTGGGGTGAGAAAAGTCCTGGGCGCCACAGTAGCGGACCTGGTTGCGCTGCTATCAAAAGATTTTGTAAAGCTGGTTCTGATTTCTTTTTTGGTAGCTTGCCCTATTGCGTGGTACTTCATGAACCAGTGGCTGGATAGTTTTTCTTACCGCATCACCATTACCTGGTGGATGTTTGCTGTTGCTGGAGCGCTTGCAGTGATGCTGGCATTAGTAACAGTTAGTTTTCAGTCAATAAAAGCTGCGCTTTCTAACCCCGTTAAGAATTTAAGAACAGAGTGA
- a CDS encoding helix-turn-helix transcriptional regulator, producing MKQDIFQAIADPTRRAILTLVAIQALTPNAMAQKFDMTRQAVSKHIKVLQECDLIKPEQSGREIYYHFNAKKMQEFDHWLAQFRQSWETQFNQLDQLLTTIKEQK from the coding sequence ATGAAACAGGACATATTTCAAGCTATTGCCGACCCGACACGAAGGGCAATTTTAACGCTGGTTGCCATTCAGGCGTTAACGCCAAATGCCATGGCCCAAAAATTTGACATGACCCGGCAGGCAGTATCTAAGCATATTAAGGTACTGCAAGAATGCGATCTGATTAAACCGGAGCAAAGCGGCAGGGAGATCTATTATCACTTTAATGCCAAAAAGATGCAGGAATTTGACCACTGGTTAGCCCAGTTCAGGCAAAGCTGGGAAACTCAATTCAACCAGCTCGACCAATTATTAACAACCATAAAAGAACAGAAATAA
- a CDS encoding SRPBCC domain-containing protein produces the protein MNNDLLFDFNVDKAAKTVYITREFNAGLPLVWDAFTKAELLDQWGAPAPMRAKTRYMNFEVGGRRVYAMISPDGQERWAVQEFTSITPKTNFKMYNAFSDKDENRELPGSDWDYNFSEQNGITKVDITIYNESFERLEKLLEGFKIGFTMTLKKLEDLLATL, from the coding sequence ATGAACAACGATTTGCTATTTGATTTTAACGTTGACAAGGCGGCGAAGACGGTTTATATAACCAGGGAATTTAATGCCGGGTTGCCCTTGGTATGGGATGCCTTTACTAAAGCCGAACTGCTTGACCAATGGGGTGCACCGGCACCTATGCGTGCTAAAACCAGGTATATGAATTTTGAAGTTGGCGGGCGGCGGGTTTACGCGATGATAAGCCCCGACGGGCAGGAGCGATGGGCAGTGCAGGAGTTTACTTCCATTACCCCGAAAACCAATTTTAAAATGTACAACGCCTTTTCGGATAAGGATGAAAACCGCGAGCTGCCCGGGTCTGACTGGGATTACAATTTCAGCGAACAAAACGGTATAACTAAAGTAGACATTACTATTTATAATGAGTCGTTTGAGCGTTTGGAGAAATTATTAGAAGGATTCAAGATAGGCTTCACTATGACTTTAAAAAAGCTGGAAGACCTGTTGGCTACACTGTAG
- a CDS encoding VOC family protein, protein MRAINPWINFNGNAEEAFTFYRSVFGGEFTKIIRFSDLASAEFQVPESEANKIMHIALPIGKNNALMANDVPGFMGRVSENENRSKIAVSAESREEADKIFNGLSAGGAVEGPMGDGPWGTYAGMFRDKYGIEWIVEFDPTHKG, encoded by the coding sequence ATGAGAGCAATTAACCCCTGGATCAACTTCAACGGAAATGCCGAAGAAGCGTTCACTTTTTACAGATCAGTTTTTGGCGGCGAATTCACAAAGATCATTCGCTTTAGCGACCTGGCAAGCGCCGAATTTCAGGTTCCGGAAAGTGAGGCTAACAAAATAATGCACATTGCTTTACCCATAGGCAAAAACAACGCCTTGATGGCTAACGATGTACCCGGGTTTATGGGGCGGGTTAGCGAGAACGAGAACAGGTCTAAAATAGCGGTGAGCGCGGAAAGCAGGGAAGAGGCCGATAAAATTTTTAACGGCCTATCGGCAGGCGGAGCGGTTGAAGGCCCTATGGGCGATGGCCCCTGGGGAACATATGCAGGTATGTTCAGGGATAAGTATGGTATTGAATGGATAGTAGAATTTGACCCGACCCACAAGGGATAA
- a CDS encoding c-type cytochrome has protein sequence MAKRIRYILIIALTVMVCWAAYAAFFNSRNVQTKALRGVNTASVKVSAVAGTARRTIPADAWKAPAVNTIPPGNAGEMIRYGRELLMHTAKYFGPRGSIARISNGMNCQNCHLDGGSRLFANNYASFISSYPKISQRSGKNQPPAQRIVDCFERSLGGTSPDTTKREVKAMLAYLKWIGQGVKKDQKLFGSATERLAFMDDAADSLKGRQVFVAKCQKCHGKNGQGTLTPDKISYTYPPLWGNHSYNDGAGMYRISNLAGFVKNNMPFGATYKSPRLTDEEAWNVAAFINSQPRPHRDQHQDWQNLDTKPIDFPFGPYADNFSEKQHKYGPFKPIKAAHKHK, from the coding sequence GTGGCTAAACGGATACGATATATTTTGATAATAGCGCTAACCGTTATGGTATGCTGGGCCGCGTACGCCGCATTTTTTAATAGCCGTAATGTGCAGACCAAAGCATTAAGAGGTGTTAATACAGCGTCAGTAAAAGTGAGTGCGGTTGCCGGCACTGCACGGCGTACCATCCCTGCTGATGCCTGGAAAGCGCCCGCCGTAAACACTATTCCGCCTGGGAATGCCGGTGAAATGATCCGCTATGGCCGCGAACTATTAATGCATACTGCTAAATATTTTGGTCCGCGGGGAAGCATAGCCCGCATTTCGAACGGCATGAATTGCCAAAACTGCCACCTGGACGGCGGCAGCAGGCTTTTCGCCAATAATTACGCCAGCTTTATATCCAGCTATCCTAAAATAAGCCAGCGATCGGGCAAGAACCAGCCGCCAGCACAGCGCATTGTAGATTGTTTTGAGCGCAGCCTGGGTGGTACATCGCCAGATACCACCAAAAGAGAGGTGAAAGCTATGCTGGCGTATTTGAAGTGGATAGGGCAGGGGGTAAAAAAAGATCAAAAGTTATTTGGCAGCGCTACCGAAAGGCTTGCCTTTATGGACGATGCAGCCGATTCGCTTAAGGGCCGGCAGGTATTTGTAGCTAAATGCCAGAAATGCCATGGCAAAAACGGCCAGGGCACCCTGACACCCGACAAAATATCGTACACCTATCCGCCGTTATGGGGAAATCACAGCTATAATGATGGCGCCGGAATGTACCGCATCAGCAACCTGGCGGGTTTTGTTAAAAACAATATGCCATTTGGCGCAACTTACAAAAGTCCCCGGCTTACCGATGAAGAAGCCTGGAACGTAGCAGCTTTTATAAACTCGCAGCCGCGCCCGCATAGAGACCAGCACCAGGATTGGCAAAATCTGGATACCAAACCCATTGACTTTCCGTTTGGCCCTTACGCGGATAATTTTAGCGAAAAACAACATAAATACGGCCCCTTTAAACCTATAAAGGCAGCCCATAAGCACAAATGA
- a CDS encoding DsrE family protein encodes MKQHSLILAIVVVLSFARSAVFAQTDTTFTGAKATLKSYNALYIINSNDDKRIRGTLRNMANALQDPRLAGKLHLELIAFGDGVAVYMKNNAYEPLLLALKAKGVILAQCNNTLKERKIDKAELFPFISFVPSGNGEIILRQYEGWAVVHP; translated from the coding sequence ATGAAACAACACAGTTTAATTTTAGCGATAGTAGTCGTTCTTAGCTTTGCACGATCAGCGGTATTCGCGCAAACGGATACAACATTTACGGGCGCTAAGGCTACCTTAAAAAGCTATAACGCGCTGTATATCATTAACTCAAACGATGATAAACGGATAAGGGGCACCCTGCGCAATATGGCCAACGCCCTGCAAGACCCCCGTCTTGCCGGCAAACTGCACCTTGAACTGATAGCCTTTGGCGACGGGGTAGCTGTTTATATGAAAAACAACGCCTACGAACCCCTGCTGCTGGCGCTTAAAGCTAAGGGCGTAATACTGGCACAATGCAACAATACCTTAAAGGAACGCAAGATAGATAAGGCCGAGCTCTTCCCTTTTATCTCGTTTGTGCCGAGCGGTAATGGCGAGATCATCCTGAGGCAATACGAGGGGTGGGCGGTGGTGCATCCTTAA
- a CDS encoding SRPBCC domain-containing protein: MEKEIIHEFFFAHAPADVWLYLTDADLLAQWLMPNDFKPELNRKFQFKTKPRIPIGFDGIVYCQVLEIIPGKKLVYSWQGGMSKENPSLDSIVTWTLTPKANGTILRLEHTGFRGVKNYFSYLIMNKGWLKIGRRLISRLDTAAVTNN, encoded by the coding sequence ATGGAAAAAGAGATAATTCATGAATTTTTTTTCGCCCACGCGCCGGCAGATGTTTGGCTTTACCTAACCGACGCGGACTTGTTGGCTCAATGGCTTATGCCAAATGATTTTAAACCTGAATTGAATCGTAAGTTTCAATTTAAAACAAAACCGCGAATCCCAATCGGTTTTGATGGCATCGTTTATTGTCAGGTGCTGGAAATTATCCCCGGCAAAAAACTGGTGTACTCCTGGCAGGGCGGCATGTCGAAGGAAAATCCATCCCTCGATTCGATAGTAACATGGACGCTTACACCGAAGGCTAATGGCACCATATTGCGCCTGGAACATACTGGTTTCAGGGGGGTGAAAAACTATTTCTCATACCTGATCATGAACAAGGGCTGGCTGAAAATTGGCAGGCGGCTAATAAGCAGGCTGGATACCGCGGCGGTAACGAACAACTAA
- a CDS encoding SRPBCC domain-containing protein, with product MEQIIQHQFFYAHPAAIVWDYLTKPDLMAQWLMKNDFEPLVGRSFQFRTGPIASLDFDGIFHCRVLEVKPQKKLSYSWSSGPGNGKITLESVVTWRLEPRENGTQVFLDHRGFAKKENLDFYNGLLHGWVEKLQNIDNLLTPVEHGSTGA from the coding sequence ATGGAACAGATCATTCAACATCAATTTTTTTATGCCCACCCGGCGGCAATCGTCTGGGATTATTTGACCAAGCCCGACCTTATGGCGCAATGGCTCATGAAGAACGACTTTGAGCCGCTGGTGGGCCGCAGTTTCCAGTTCAGGACCGGGCCTATCGCAAGCCTCGACTTTGATGGCATTTTTCATTGCAGGGTATTAGAAGTAAAGCCGCAAAAAAAACTTAGCTACTCCTGGAGCAGCGGGCCGGGCAATGGTAAGATCACACTGGAATCGGTGGTTACCTGGCGACTGGAGCCCCGCGAAAACGGCACACAGGTTTTTCTGGACCATCGTGGCTTTGCTAAAAAAGAAAACCTTGACTTTTATAACGGCCTGCTGCATGGCTGGGTGGAAAAACTGCAAAATATTGATAACCTTTTAACCCCAGTAGAACATGGCAGTACCGGCGCTTGA
- a CDS encoding helix-turn-helix transcriptional regulator: MAVPALDVFQVIGDPSRRKMLMLLSEDSLSINSLAEHFDMSRPAVSKHVKILHNSGFISMTDSGRERYCTLKQDGFKELESWLAYFDEFWKSKLKNLEVLLNKRSPH, encoded by the coding sequence ATGGCAGTACCGGCGCTTGATGTATTCCAGGTGATAGGCGACCCAAGCCGACGCAAAATGCTGATGTTGCTGTCGGAGGATAGCTTGTCTATTAACAGCCTGGCCGAGCATTTTGACATGAGCCGCCCCGCTGTTTCAAAACATGTGAAGATATTGCATAATTCGGGGTTTATATCGATGACAGATAGTGGCCGCGAGCGATATTGCACGCTCAAACAGGATGGCTTTAAGGAACTGGAAAGCTGGTTGGCTTATTTCGATGAGTTCTGGAAATCTAAACTGAAGAACCTGGAGGTGCTGTTAAACAAAAGATCGCCTCACTAA
- a CDS encoding MFS transporter gives MKMKPAEFITLSACTMMLTALGIDIMLPVFGELRRHFGLPPQSTATAQVISFFFMGQVAQIIFGPLSDRFGRLAILRIGFPLYIVSGIAAAFAPTLPLMCAARFVAGIGASAVFMTTIAGVRDRFVGDQMARTMSLIFTIFLCTPVFAPFLGIAIMSVASWQMVMLTPPLFAVIVFLWSLKLEESLPHDRRSSLRWASLVQSISRVLSNRAFLRYTAITTALFTALSSYVASSEHIVGEIYGKPKAFAAIFASMGFLMSCCTFLNSYLSSRFGARRTIRALLFIYLLVATVLMIITVVAKSRPDMLVFFIAIALLMSLNLAIEPNSSALAMEPMGQTAGMASAVYGTIFFFIGSALGSVISHLLVKSVFPLVISYFVIGVIAVLLVFGDRHSQGSSSVS, from the coding sequence ATGAAAATGAAACCTGCCGAGTTTATTACGTTATCCGCATGTACCATGATGCTGACAGCCTTGGGAATTGATATTATGCTGCCGGTGTTTGGCGAGCTGCGCAGGCATTTTGGCTTGCCGCCGCAATCAACCGCAACGGCGCAGGTAATCTCGTTCTTTTTCATGGGGCAGGTGGCCCAAATTATTTTCGGGCCGCTTTCAGACCGTTTCGGGCGTTTGGCTATCCTTCGTATAGGCTTTCCGTTATATATCGTTAGCGGGATAGCCGCAGCCTTTGCACCAACATTACCGCTCATGTGCGCTGCACGCTTTGTAGCAGGTATAGGTGCTTCAGCGGTTTTCATGACGACCATCGCGGGCGTGCGCGACCGGTTCGTTGGCGACCAGATGGCGCGCACCATGTCACTTATTTTTACCATCTTTTTGTGCACGCCGGTGTTTGCGCCCTTTTTGGGTATCGCTATTATGTCTGTAGCATCCTGGCAAATGGTAATGCTAACGCCGCCATTATTTGCAGTTATTGTGTTTTTATGGTCGTTAAAACTGGAGGAGTCGCTGCCACACGACAGGCGCAGCTCGCTTCGGTGGGCAAGCCTTGTTCAATCCATTAGTAGAGTTTTAAGTAACCGCGCTTTTTTAAGGTACACCGCCATTACCACCGCGCTATTTACGGCTTTAAGTTCGTATGTGGCAAGTTCAGAGCATATTGTAGGCGAGATTTATGGCAAACCAAAAGCTTTTGCTGCAATATTTGCCAGTATGGGCTTCCTCATGTCGTGCTGCACCTTCCTCAACTCCTATTTGTCGTCCAGGTTTGGAGCCAGGCGAACCATTAGGGCACTTCTGTTCATTTATCTGCTGGTGGCCACCGTGTTAATGATCATCACGGTGGTGGCTAAAAGCCGGCCGGATATGTTGGTATTCTTTATTGCGATAGCGCTGTTAATGTCGCTTAACCTGGCTATTGAGCCTAATAGCAGCGCCCTGGCTATGGAGCCAATGGGCCAAACGGCGGGGATGGCCTCTGCAGTTTATGGCACCATTTTCTTCTTTATCGGGTCGGCCTTAGGCTCGGTCATCAGCCACCTGCTGGTGAAAAGTGTGTTCCCCCTTGTAATCAGCTATTTTGTGATAGGCGTCATAGCCGTGCTCTTGGTTTTTGGCGACCGGCACTCACAAGGCAGCAGTTCAGTTTCGTAA
- a CDS encoding sensor histidine kinase, with product MKYNKIEFWIATACFAIIFFSRLYQGLTQYNAADDGVHTGTQMLFYTLLPALAVIAVLYGAFLAVHFYVMPRFWRAKRYLIAGGIILAIFIVTGAILSAQSYFGSWIYRKYCNADLPATRFISRGFDIAAIAFFIYGIYLLLRCAVVYQYRLHSRRPTIVSQIIHEAIMLVGTWLLILMLLIATNVTGFFYTAGSFYLFALPFCFCIYFLNLYLMIPRYRSGGRHAGVVYAIQLLGIAAFLGFIENAFLLQSVPSFSVDVYVLFYWFIPLVITVIVSWRVYIVNQEKYLELSALKTALGTSDATLQLLRSQINPHFLFNALNALYGTALVEGAARTGEGIQKLGDMMRFMLHENMRETIPLSRDIEYLRNYIDLQNLRVASSEGVTIKTEISDSDSQLQIVPMLLIPFIENAYKHGISFENPSFITINLQIDHNRLTLNVHNSRYAESNPEKDQPGIGLDNVKQRLKLLYPQKHVLQIRETKEDFFIHLTLHLS from the coding sequence ATGAAATACAATAAAATAGAATTCTGGATAGCTACTGCCTGTTTTGCCATCATCTTTTTTAGCAGGCTTTACCAGGGCCTTACCCAATACAATGCTGCTGATGATGGCGTACATACCGGCACCCAAATGCTCTTTTATACTTTGCTGCCTGCCCTGGCAGTTATAGCTGTTTTATATGGCGCTTTTTTAGCTGTTCATTTTTATGTTATGCCGCGGTTTTGGCGCGCAAAGCGTTACTTGATCGCCGGTGGCATTATCCTTGCGATTTTTATTGTTACCGGGGCCATTCTTTCGGCTCAAAGCTATTTTGGTAGCTGGATATACCGCAAGTATTGTAATGCAGACTTACCCGCTACCCGGTTTATAAGCAGGGGATTTGACATAGCCGCCATCGCCTTTTTTATTTACGGTATTTATTTACTGCTGCGCTGTGCGGTTGTATATCAATACCGGCTTCATAGCCGCAGGCCAACCATTGTATCGCAAATAATCCACGAGGCAATTATGCTTGTTGGTACCTGGCTGCTTATTTTAATGCTGCTGATAGCAACTAACGTTACCGGCTTTTTTTATACGGCCGGCTCGTTTTACCTGTTTGCATTGCCGTTTTGTTTCTGCATTTATTTTTTAAACCTGTATCTGATGATACCGCGCTACCGTAGTGGCGGGCGGCACGCCGGGGTGGTTTACGCGATACAACTGCTGGGCATTGCAGCCTTCCTCGGCTTTATCGAAAACGCCTTCCTGCTGCAATCAGTACCATCTTTCTCGGTAGATGTATATGTACTGTTCTATTGGTTTATCCCATTGGTGATTACGGTTATCGTGTCGTGGCGGGTTTATATTGTAAACCAGGAAAAATATTTAGAGTTGTCCGCCCTGAAAACAGCCCTGGGCACTTCAGATGCCACGCTGCAGCTACTGCGGTCGCAGATCAATCCGCATTTCCTGTTCAATGCACTTAACGCCCTGTATGGCACCGCGCTGGTAGAGGGCGCTGCCCGCACCGGCGAAGGCATCCAAAAGTTGGGCGATATGATGCGCTTTATGCTGCACGAAAACATGAGGGAAACTATCCCGCTAAGCAGGGATATCGAATACCTGCGCAATTATATCGATCTGCAAAACCTCCGCGTCGCATCGTCAGAGGGTGTTACTATAAAAACAGAGATCTCGGATAGCGACAGCCAACTCCAAATTGTGCCGATGCTGCTGATCCCTTTTATCGAGAACGCGTATAAGCATGGTATCAGCTTTGAAAATCCGTCGTTTATCACCATCAACCTGCAAATTGACCACAACCGGCTCACACTTAACGTGCATAACAGCAGGTATGCAGAAAGCAACCCGGAGAAAGACCAACCGGGTATTGGGCTCGATAATGTAAAGCAGCGTTTAAAGTTGCTTTATCCCCAAAAACATGTGCTGCAAATACGCGAAACCAAAGAGGATTTTTTTATTCATTTAACCCTTCACCTGTCATGA